A part of Variovorax sp. HW608 genomic DNA contains:
- a CDS encoding hybrid sensor histidine kinase/response regulator, producing MTASQPMIAPSSDARPAEPAATPSRDLVVAGNLQRDLFRLGVVPCVIVALALTGWFTHSRLDALEAAFDAEGQAVARQVAAMSDLSLYAGDVPALQNVANAALRGGQVTRVEISNSAGVFVSAGPKTAPMGELRMFTAPVTLREASRATAFAPAGSTTAGEAPIGLVQTFRDTTAYAHERTRLLMAGIGIALLALLAAWAWVRHTARAVAQPLRRISRTVAALEAGQFDARCNVVTSGADEDDDDAGGGRRRARHEFANLAHDINRLAERLQRNQQISDEQVREATAVALQRMAEAEQAALSRARFLAAASHDLRQPLHAMGLFIDGLLPTANPTQRPAVLRLQEATDFMGVLLDDLLEISRLDAQVLTPAIAGVSLASLFDQLEAQHAAAAAAAHVRLVWKDRGLAVNTDPALLLRIVGNLVSNAIRHTPADGAVLVVARRRNGAVRIEVRDNGVGIAPIHQTRVFEEFYQVANTERDRRQGFGLGLAICARIALLLGTRIKLRSALQAGSTFWLDLPIAHPREVAPSAKEPAAAAPLAGLHCLVVDDDPAILDGSRTLLELWGCQVDCASTRNEALTRLDKSDAHFDVVLCDLQLDGEEDGMEVIENTRRLQPDALAVLVSGATGPEALQRLRKRGVMLLTKPVAPAKLRALLSTKRIPVFAAC from the coding sequence ATGACTGCCAGCCAACCCATGATCGCGCCATCGTCCGACGCACGGCCCGCCGAGCCGGCCGCCACGCCGAGCCGCGACCTCGTCGTGGCCGGCAACCTGCAGCGCGACCTGTTCCGCCTCGGCGTGGTGCCCTGCGTCATCGTGGCGCTGGCGCTCACAGGCTGGTTCACCCACAGCCGCCTCGATGCGCTGGAAGCGGCCTTCGATGCCGAGGGCCAGGCCGTCGCGCGCCAGGTTGCGGCGATGTCCGACCTGAGCCTCTACGCCGGTGACGTGCCGGCGCTGCAGAACGTCGCCAACGCCGCGCTGCGCGGCGGACAGGTGACGCGCGTCGAGATCAGCAACAGCGCGGGCGTCTTCGTCTCCGCCGGACCGAAGACCGCGCCGATGGGCGAACTTCGCATGTTCACCGCGCCGGTCACGCTGCGCGAAGCCTCGCGCGCCACCGCCTTCGCGCCGGCCGGCTCGACCACCGCGGGCGAGGCGCCGATCGGGCTGGTCCAGACCTTCCGCGACACCACCGCCTACGCGCACGAACGCACGCGCCTGCTGATGGCCGGCATCGGCATCGCGCTGCTCGCGCTGCTGGCCGCCTGGGCCTGGGTGCGCCACACCGCGCGTGCGGTCGCGCAGCCGCTGCGCCGCATCTCGCGCACCGTCGCCGCGCTGGAAGCCGGCCAGTTCGATGCGCGCTGCAACGTGGTCACCTCCGGCGCCGACGAGGACGACGACGATGCCGGCGGCGGCCGCCGGCGCGCGCGGCACGAGTTCGCCAACCTCGCGCACGACATCAACCGGCTCGCCGAACGGCTGCAGCGCAACCAGCAGATCAGCGACGAGCAGGTCCGCGAGGCCACCGCCGTGGCCCTGCAGCGCATGGCCGAGGCCGAGCAGGCGGCGCTGTCCCGCGCGCGCTTCCTGGCCGCCGCGAGCCACGACCTGCGCCAGCCGCTGCACGCCATGGGCCTGTTCATCGACGGCCTGCTGCCGACCGCCAACCCGACGCAGCGCCCCGCGGTGCTGCGGCTGCAGGAAGCCACCGACTTCATGGGCGTGCTGCTCGACGACCTGCTGGAGATCTCGCGGCTCGATGCGCAGGTGCTGACACCCGCGATCGCCGGGGTGTCGCTCGCCAGCCTGTTCGACCAGCTGGAGGCGCAGCATGCCGCCGCGGCAGCCGCGGCGCACGTGCGGCTGGTCTGGAAGGACCGGGGGCTGGCCGTCAACACCGACCCGGCGCTGCTCTTGCGCATCGTCGGCAATCTGGTCAGCAATGCGATCCGCCACACGCCGGCCGACGGCGCGGTGCTGGTGGTCGCGCGCCGTCGCAACGGCGCGGTGCGCATCGAAGTGCGCGACAACGGCGTCGGCATCGCGCCGATCCACCAGACGCGCGTCTTCGAGGAGTTCTACCAGGTGGCGAACACCGAGCGCGACCGCCGGCAGGGCTTCGGGCTCGGTCTCGCGATCTGCGCGCGCATCGCGCTCCTGCTCGGCACGCGCATCAAGCTGCGCTCGGCGCTGCAGGCGGGCAGCACCTTCTGGCTCGACCTGCCGATCGCGCATCCGCGCGAGGTCGCGCCGTCCGCGAAGGAGCCCGCGGCCGCGGCACCGCTGGCCGGCCTGCATTGCCTCGTGGTGGACGACGACCCGGCGATCCTCGACGGCAGCCGGACGCTGCTCGAGCTCTGGGGTTGCCAGGTGGACTGCGCCTCCACGCGCAATGAGGCGCTGACGCGGCTCGACAAGTCCGACGCGCATTTCGACGTCGTGCTCTGCGACCTGCAGCTCGACGGCGAGGAAGACGGCATGGAGGTCATCGAGAACACCCGCCGCCTGCAGCCCGATGCGCTCGCGGTGCTGGTTTCGGGCGCCACCGGGCCCGAGGCGCTGCAGCGGCTGCGCAAGCGCGGCGTGATGCTGCTGACGAAGCCGGTCGCGCCGGCCAAGCTGCGTGCCCTGCTCTCGACGAAGCGCATCCCCGTCTTCGCAGCCTGCTGA